The stretch of DNA GATGGTACCACTGACTGATGTCGCGACTGGACCTTCCCCGGAAGTAATTGGAGGAAAGCCATCAGAGCCAAAAGATTGGCCTGCAACTTTCGTCTTCGAGACAAATTCCGGATTTTGTACAAGTACCGCAGTGTCAAATCGTGTGATATTGACTGCTGCACATTGTATTTCGGATGGCGCATCTGGCGTGATTAAACTGACTTCCCAAGAAATAGCAGTTAAGTGCCGCAATCATCCAGATTATCAGTCCGACAGACCCAACATATCGGCAGATATCTCTGTTTGCACCACCGACAAGCAACTGAAAATTAAGCATTTCGAGCGAGTAAACACCAGGGGAAGTCTGGTGTCCCCCGGCCGCGACGTCACGCTGCTCGGATACGGCTGTCGTGCCCGAGGTGGAGCAGGACCGAGTGGCTCCCTGTATGAAGGCCAAGCCAGAGTGGTCCTGACGCCTGGGCCCGCACCAGAACAACACTATATGGTTGTGAAGGGCGGCGCGGCGGTCTGCTTCGGTGACAGTGGTGGAGGAGCGTATATTGCCGATGGAACCGTTTTGTACATGGTCGGGATCAATTCGCGCGGAGACATACAGACGACATCCTGGTTATCGACGACGTCACAACCGAGCTTGCTGAAGTTTATTCAGGACACAGCTAAGCAGGTTGGGGCCAAGGTTTGCGGGGTTGATGATTCTGCTGAGGAGTGCAGGCCATGAAGGGGGTTGATCCTCGAAATATGCGTTTTGCAGCGAGTTTCATGCTTGCACTCTCGTCTGTAGAGGTCAGCTCTTGTGGTCCAGCTCAAGCTCAGATCTTGCCTGAAGCAGCGTCTGAGTCACCGTCTGTAATCGAGATCACTCCAAAAACCTTCCTAAGCAAACAGCTGGTTGAGCAGTTTGCGAAGATAACTGCTACTAATATTGTGAGTATACCCAACGAACCCATGGCTTTGCAGGCTTATATAGTGGGCCAATGTGGATGGCTTGATCCCGTCATTCTCTCGGAGATCGCGCGCCTGAATGGAATCGCCCGTCTAACACCTGAAGCGATGGCGAGCTTCGAAGGTAAGACAATCGAAATGCCGTCGTGTACCCGGCTCTCCCCTGCGTCGGCTTTGCTGAACCGTGTTTCGGGTTCCGCCAAAGCCCCCATCGATCTTATACCAACCGTTAGTGGAAGTCGCACTTTAGATTTTCCGTTGCTTGAGGCGGCCTTTAGATCGGCTCGTGATGAAATTAAAAGCACTACTGGTATAGAGCAAAAAAAAATTGTGATCCCGCAGTACCCGCACTTGAACGAACTATCAGTTGGCATCGCGAACATGATTTTAGCAGGAGGAATAACGGAGCGCGATGTAGATACTCGTCGAGAGGAGCTTTTTTGGAGCAATGTCACACGGTTAGCATTTAATGTCTTTAGCGACAAGCAGGTTGCTATAGATGTTTTACGGGATGCGGAACTTAAGAGTGTCACGACGATAAGACTACGGCCATCACTTAATTTACCCTTGTCGAGAAACAATACGCAGGTTAACGTGGGAACAAGCTATACCACTCTAGGAACAGGTGAATTAGAAGCTGTGAAGCTGCTGGATCCTAAGCAGCTAAATGTGAGTGCACCCGTTCCAGCGCACATATTCCCGGTTGACACACCCGTTCAGTGTGACATGCCTGCGGGGCAGTCAGCCAAATGGCCAATAGCTATGGAAAGAGTGCTGGATGCGCTGCTACTAAATGCATACGAACGCGAGCGGCGGGGCCGCGTCTCTTCGGCATCGATCGTGCTTGTAGCCGATACCGGCTTTCCGATCGACGCCTTTACTAACGTCAATTCGGGTACACGGTCGGAAAACGTTATCGAACCTCGCCTGTTTTTTACTCATCAAGACTTTTTCGAGAACGAAGAGGAGAAAGGTCAAGAGACGGAGCTAAACGACTTCGATGGTGACGAGTTTCGTGGCAATATTCTCGGTATTTCTTTGCAGAATTACGATGGGAATGTCAATCCAGCGCCAAGCTATAAATACCGTGACCATGGAATGTCAGTGGCCTCGCTGGTAATTGGTGGTATGCATCTGAATAGATATCGGATGCTACGGACGCTGCCAATCCGCCTGCATTTCGCGAATCTCATGAATGATTCTCAGCCAGATCGGGTGCAGTTGAGCCAGAACGAGCTTGGATCGCTTGTGCTGTATGCAAGGAGACACAGGATCGACGTTGCAAACTTGAGCTTCTCTTCTACGCAACCGATGCAATCCCTCGAAATGCAGCTGCAAGGTGCAACTGAGACTATCTTCATCGTGGCCGCCGGAAACGAAGGGAAGTCGCTCGACGTGCACAAGCGCTATCCTGCGAATCTTGGAGGAGGGGCAGGGGAATTTAATAGAATTGTAATCACCGTTGGTGCTCATGGTCCGGACGGGGCGATTACTTCTTTCTCTAACTTCAGTAATAATTTTGTGGACATACTGGCACCAGGATGTTCCATCCCGGTGCCGACACTAGACTATACCAATGATCGGCCTGTTATCAAAATAGACTATCAATCGGGCACTTCGTTCAGTGCACCTATAGTTAGCTTTGTGGCGGCACTACTTAGGTCAGAGGGGGTGCGAGTTCAGGACATCAAGAGACGTATAGTTTTGACCGCATCGCACGATAGCAAATTAAAGACCAAGGTAAGGTTTGGGGCTCGATTAGACATTCCGAATGCTCTATCCGTATACAACGACGTTATTATTCTACGAACTTCGAGTGGGGCTGATGGTGAACGCTTGCGAGGAAGGCTGAATCAGCGCCAGACAATAAACCTCCCCGAGGATTGCGGCGGTTCGACTACAATAAGGAGAGTAGCGCGTTTAGATCAGATTGGTTTGCCTGGTGAATTTCGAATCTTTGCTCATAATGAAGGCTCGATTCCTGAACCTAAAGCATGCAAGCTCGCAGATGAAGGCGAGCAGACGCTTAGCTTTTATGACATAGATGCTTTGTTGGAGAAAAGCGTCAAGCTATCCGATGTGGGGATCTTGCTCACAAGGGAGCGTTGATTGAAACATATGTGACTTACGTCCGTAAGAATTTATATGTCTTTCCAACGGAGGCATAGATGAAAACGACAGCTGTTACTATTGTTGTTGTCTGTCTCGGGTTGCATGTCCAATGGTCGACGGCGCAGGAGCCTGCGGTTGCGGCGCCTGTTGTTGGTGTTTTTTCTCAGCACCGCCTAAAAGTGGTTAAGAACCCGGCTGTTTTGGCCACAAATGAAGACATCGACGAGATACTTAGGAGCATCTCACGCAGTGCTCAAAGAGCAAATTATGGATGGGACAAGCCCTGCTCCGTGGAGTTCGTGAGAGAAGCAGAGGTGATAAACGATGGGCGGCTGCCAATTCGTGGCTCGGCCCGACAACATCAGGAAGCGTTAAGTCGAGTGCAGCCGGATGCCAATGTACTGTTGGTTTTGTCAATTGAGGATTGTGCTGGGTGGCAGGCAGCCGGATGTGCTCCGTTGGGTTCAGACAAGATGGCGGTAACTGCAGACTTTTCCTCACGCGGGGAGATCGTGTGGTTGCACGAGCGGGGCCACGTAGTCGGGCGAGATCATGTTGCACAGGGTTCCAGTGTTAGTCAGGCGAGTGACATTGAAAAGACCGACGTTATGTTTTGGAATCCAAGTAAAATGAGCACGGCAATATCTGAGGAAACATGTAAAGCGATGCGAAATGCAAGACTTCCATCAGTTCGCGGAGTTTCATCGCCTTCTTTCCTAGTCGTCGGGGATCAACTCACCACGGTGGCAGGCCAGGAGTTGCGCGATATGCCAGAGTATCTCCGAGAGCTTTTAGAGTCGGCTTGGCTTGAACGGCCACCTCTTGAGGCTATCTCGAAGTTAACTGACAGAGATCTTGATATCATCCGAAATTTACTAAGGGCGGAGCCTAGCGATCTCTGGGTCAATGCGCTCCGAATTCTTGAGATGCTCGGGGCAGAGCAAGATGCCACGCTGTTGGCTCGGCCACTGGGGTTTCCTGTCTCGTCGATTCCTAGCGAGCCCGACAGAAGTACGAGATTGAAAACCAACCTTCTTAGGTCACTGGCTTTGCAGAGTACAAGTTCACTTGGTCAACTTGCTAAGCGAACACAATCACTAGAGGCGATTTTTCTTCTCCGAATGGTAGCTCATACTACAGTTGCGGCCAAGAGCGTGGGCCAGGAGTTTTCTACTGAACTTGCTCGATCAGCTGTTCAAAGTTTGGCCAGAACCGGTCATGAGCTAGCTTTACCGATTGTGCTTTCAGCGGTTCGAGGGGCGCGCGGTGATTTTCCTGCTGTAGTGTCATCAGGCAGAACGGTCCGACCGGACCCATTGCCAGGTCCGCTCCTGGACGATGTCCCTGCGTTTGATGACGACGAATCCAAGGATTTGCTTACCGACTGGACAGGTGCTCAAGCCGCTCAGTCCAATATCATCCTTAGAAGGAACAAATAAGTCCCAGAATTCCCTGATGAAACGTTGAACTGTAAGCGGAGACGAATGCGCCGTATCTGCTATATAACTAAGGAGCTCATTTCATGAGGAAAAGAAACAATGCGCCGTTGTTAGGACGATACTCTAGCCGCAAGACGGCGTGGTGCGTGGCGCTTGTCTTGATTTTGACAGCGTTCCTGCCCCAGTCAACTGGGTTTGCAGGCGCGGGCACGGGGTGCGGAACGGCCGTTCGTTGCTTGGACCAAGGCTGGAATGATAACGATCGGGACTGGTGGTACGAGGTCTCCCAGGGTTCGCGACTTCTTCCAGTCGCTTGGCTTCGCGCGCTCGAACTGCCAAATAGCGAGGCACTCCTGCTGGACGACGTAAATGTCATCCGCCTCGGCTACATCCCGCGAGGCGGTGGCCAACTGCCCATTGGCTTTGCGGTGGATCTCGACGGGACCGATAACGCCGACCTCATGTGCGACGTGTTCCCCCGGTCCTGTGAGACGCGATTGATGCGGCAGCCCTGGGTCGGGATGAACTGCTCCGCCTGCCACACAGGGCAGATCACGTATGCTGGACGAACAATTCGGATCGACGGCGCGCCAACGCTGGCCGATTTTCAAAGCCTCACCGAGCAGGTGGTCGGTTCACTCGGAGCCACTCTGAAGGACCGCCGCAAGTTCGACCGCTTCGCGCGATCCGTCCTTGGGCAAACCATGTCGGTCGAGAATCGACAGCTTTTGGAGGTGCAAGTCGTTGAAGTGGCAGCCTGGCTAGAGCGACTAGAGGCCCAGAACGCCTCCTCCGTCCGATATGGACATGGCCGACTCGACGCGCAGGGCCACATCCTTAACAAGGTCGTGTCCGTCGTTGGCGCGCCCGAGCCGGTCATGTCGCAACCGGCCGATGCACCTGCGAGCTATCCTCACATCTGGAACGCGCCCCAGCTCGGCAAGGTGCAGTGGAACGGCATTGCCGCTAACGCCGCAAGCGTCCCATTTTTCGGCAAGAACACGGATCTCGGCGCGCTCGTGCGCAATACCGCCGAAGTAATTGGCGTCTTCGCGCATATCGAAACTGACAAGCGCCGGCCGCACCACCGCTCCAGCCTGCGTGTTGCGGCAATGGTCGACATAGAACGTCAGCTAGGCACGCTGATGTCGCCGCGATGGCCGGAGGAACTTCTCGGGTCGATTGACTGGGACCAAGCCTCAATAGGGAAAGGCCTGTTTGAGCGAAACTGCGCCGGGTGCCACAAACCGCTCGCCCGGACCGACCTCAAGTCCGCGGCCGGCGAGCAAATGAAGCCGCTCTCGGCGGCAGGATTTGAGACTACCGATATCGCGCTCGCTTGCAATACTTACTTGCACCATGCCAAATCAGGCAACCTGGCCGGGCGACGGCAGCTCGTGATAGTCAAGGATCGCATCGCCGAGGAGGACGTCACCCGGGCTATGCTGGTCAACTTGGCGGTCGGCTCGATTCTCGGGCAGGCCGACGAGCTTGCAAGAAAGACTTTGGAAGATTATTTCTTCGGCACAACCCGCCCCGCCGCTGTCGTTGGTGCAGAACGCGAGGCAATCAACTATCTCCCCGAGGAGAAGGATCCGACCCGCAAAGAGAAGGCTGCGCTGTGCCTAAGAAGCCAGGATGACATTCTTGCATACAAGGCTCGCCCGCTGAACGGAATCTGGGCAACCGCTCCCTACCTTCACAACGGGTCCGTGCCCACGCTCTACGATCTTCTTTTGCCGGCTCGACTGCGAATTGCCGTGCGCTCGGGCGAACCGGCGACCCGCACCTTCGATCCCGGCAGGCCGGTACGACCCGAGCACTTTTTGGTCGGGGCGGAGTTCGACCCGGTCCGGGTCGGCCTAGCGGTGGAGCAGCCCGGAGCTTCGTCGGTATTTACGGTGCGCGATACAACGGGCGCGCCAATCCTCGGCAACTACAACAATGGCCACGAGTACGGCGCAGAGTTGATGAGCGAGCATGAGCGTCGGGCTCTTATCGAATACCTTAAGACGCTTTAATGGGAATGCACGAATGCTTGTCCAACTCGGCCTCATGTAGCCTTAAATTGGACTTCCTGAAACGCATCGTCTGGTGCGCCGTTCTCGATCGTCAGGCGAGGGAAAGTGGAACCCGGCTCGGAGCAAGGCAGATCTGGGGAGGTCGGGGAAGAGTCTAGGAGGCCGCCTTACATTGCCGCTATCAGCGCGTTCCTGCGTAACCTTCCGGTGACGGCCACAGACACAGGCTGTTCAGGCTGCGGAACGTGACGGCTGGGGCTTTTGCCATTTCCAGGGCAAGAGTTCGTCGAGCCGGCTTGCCGGGTGTTCGGCGATGCGTGCGAGCACGTCGGCGAGCCATGCCTGGGGGTCGACGTCGTTCATCTTGGCCGTCGCGATCAGGCTGATGATCGTCGCTGCCCGCTGGCCGCCCCGGTCGGAGCCGGCGAACAGCCAGGATTTCCGGCCCAAAGCTATGCCACGGAGGGCTCGTTCGGCCGCGTTGTTGGAGAGGCAGACGCGTCCATCGGCCAGGAAGCGGGTGAAGGCGTCCCAGCGCTTCAGCAAGTAGTC from Prosthecomicrobium sp. N25 encodes:
- a CDS encoding S1 family peptidase, whose product is MVRTIIAALAIGIVNSPAYCQVQGDKFVMVPLTDVATGPSPEVIGGKPSEPKDWPATFVFETNSGFCTSTAVSNRVILTAAHCISDGASGVIKLTSQEIAVKCRNHPDYQSDRPNISADISVCTTDKQLKIKHFERVNTRGSLVSPGRDVTLLGYGCRARGGAGPSGSLYEGQARVVLTPGPAPEQHYMVVKGGAAVCFGDSGGGAYIADGTVLYMVGINSRGDIQTTSWLSTTSQPSLLKFIQDTAKQVGAKVCGVDDSAEECRP
- a CDS encoding S8 family serine peptidase; amino-acid sequence: MKGVDPRNMRFAASFMLALSSVEVSSCGPAQAQILPEAASESPSVIEITPKTFLSKQLVEQFAKITATNIVSIPNEPMALQAYIVGQCGWLDPVILSEIARLNGIARLTPEAMASFEGKTIEMPSCTRLSPASALLNRVSGSAKAPIDLIPTVSGSRTLDFPLLEAAFRSARDEIKSTTGIEQKKIVIPQYPHLNELSVGIANMILAGGITERDVDTRREELFWSNVTRLAFNVFSDKQVAIDVLRDAELKSVTTIRLRPSLNLPLSRNNTQVNVGTSYTTLGTGELEAVKLLDPKQLNVSAPVPAHIFPVDTPVQCDMPAGQSAKWPIAMERVLDALLLNAYERERRGRVSSASIVLVADTGFPIDAFTNVNSGTRSENVIEPRLFFTHQDFFENEEEKGQETELNDFDGDEFRGNILGISLQNYDGNVNPAPSYKYRDHGMSVASLVIGGMHLNRYRMLRTLPIRLHFANLMNDSQPDRVQLSQNELGSLVLYARRHRIDVANLSFSSTQPMQSLEMQLQGATETIFIVAAGNEGKSLDVHKRYPANLGGGAGEFNRIVITVGAHGPDGAITSFSNFSNNFVDILAPGCSIPVPTLDYTNDRPVIKIDYQSGTSFSAPIVSFVAALLRSEGVRVQDIKRRIVLTASHDSKLKTKVRFGARLDIPNALSVYNDVIILRTSSGADGERLRGRLNQRQTINLPEDCGGSTTIRRVARLDQIGLPGEFRIFAHNEGSIPEPKACKLADEGEQTLSFYDIDALLEKSVKLSDVGILLTRER
- a CDS encoding di-heme-cytochrome C peroxidase; this translates as MRKRNNAPLLGRYSSRKTAWCVALVLILTAFLPQSTGFAGAGTGCGTAVRCLDQGWNDNDRDWWYEVSQGSRLLPVAWLRALELPNSEALLLDDVNVIRLGYIPRGGGQLPIGFAVDLDGTDNADLMCDVFPRSCETRLMRQPWVGMNCSACHTGQITYAGRTIRIDGAPTLADFQSLTEQVVGSLGATLKDRRKFDRFARSVLGQTMSVENRQLLEVQVVEVAAWLERLEAQNASSVRYGHGRLDAQGHILNKVVSVVGAPEPVMSQPADAPASYPHIWNAPQLGKVQWNGIAANAASVPFFGKNTDLGALVRNTAEVIGVFAHIETDKRRPHHRSSLRVAAMVDIERQLGTLMSPRWPEELLGSIDWDQASIGKGLFERNCAGCHKPLARTDLKSAAGEQMKPLSAAGFETTDIALACNTYLHHAKSGNLAGRRQLVIVKDRIAEEDVTRAMLVNLAVGSILGQADELARKTLEDYFFGTTRPAAVVGAEREAINYLPEEKDPTRKEKAALCLRSQDDILAYKARPLNGIWATAPYLHNGSVPTLYDLLLPARLRIAVRSGEPATRTFDPGRPVRPEHFLVGAEFDPVRVGLAVEQPGASSVFTVRDTTGAPILGNYNNGHEYGAELMSEHERRALIEYLKTL